CAACTGGGGCCGGCTCTTCTACGACCCGGCCTTCTATAATGCCCTCTACAACACGCTGATCATCCTGGTGATCCAGGTGCCTGTCATGATCGCGCTTGCGACCGTTATGGCCGTCATGCTCAATTCGCCGCTCCTGAAAGCGCGCCCGCTCTTCCGTTTCGCCTTCTTCGCCCCTGTGGTCGTCGGCGAGGTCGCCTATGCCGCGGTGTTTCGGCTGATGTTCAGCCTCGATTTCGGGATCATCAACAAGCTGATCTCGGCCGTCGGTCTCAGCCCGGTCTCCTGGTTCGACAATGCCAATGCCGCCATGGCGCTGATCATCCTTGCCGTCACATGGCGCTGGGCGGGCTACAACGCCATCATCATCCTCGCCGGCCTGCAGTCGATTCCCGACGATGTCTACGAGGCAGCGACACTCGACCGGGTGAGCAAGATCCAGCAATTCTTTCATATCACCCTGCCGCTCCTGAAACCGATCATCCTCTTCTGCGTGGTGCTCTCGGTGATCGGCACCATGCAGCTCTTCGCCGAGCCCTTCCTCATCACCAATCGCGGCGGTCCCGGCGGCGGCACGGAGACGCTCGGCCTGCTGCTTTATCGCCAGGGCTTCACCTCGCTGAACTTCGGCTATGCCTCGGCGATCGCCTATACCATGGCTGCCCTTGCCGTAGCGATCTCGCTTCTCAATCTCTGGGTCGGGAGGGATCCGA
The window above is part of the Rhizobium indicum genome. Proteins encoded here:
- a CDS encoding carbohydrate ABC transporter permease, with product MPFRTRSAYAFLAPYLLVFATFWVWPIINSFLISFQNTRINAWKYSFQANWGRLFYDPAFYNALYNTLIILVIQVPVMIALATVMAVMLNSPLLKARPLFRFAFFAPVVVGEVAYAAVFRLMFSLDFGIINKLISAVGLSPVSWFDNANAAMALIILAVTWRWAGYNAIIILAGLQSIPDDVYEAATLDRVSKIQQFFHITLPLLKPIILFCVVLSVIGTMQLFAEPFLITNRGGPGGGTETLGLLLYRQGFTSLNFGYASAIAYTMAALAVAISLLNLWVGRDPK